The Larus michahellis chromosome 14, bLarMic1.1, whole genome shotgun sequence genomic sequence GCCGGCAGCCGACGGGCTCCGCTCATCCCGCCTAATCCCACAGTGCAGAGAGAGGGGCTCCTTAATTGGGGATCTTTGGTAGAGCCTGCGACAGCCACACGGCCACCGACAGCCGCACGGCCACTGACAGCCTTGCTAACTGCCCTGGctagcagggacagggacagggtttGTGCCACATGGCCAGTAGCCCCGGTCCCAGGGGACACCCGGGGTGTAGGGAGGTGGGCATCCGGCACTgtcgcagcagcagcagggcacaggcagccaTCCGGGGAAAATCTGCATCCCCGCTTATGCAACGCCGCTGATTTATTCATGCCTGAACCGGGCACTGGCCTAGAAATTAGCCTCGGCGATGCCAGggaggggcagggctggggagatgcCAGAGGACGGAGCCCCGGGGGAGGCTGCGGGCGCAGGGCTGGGCCCCTGGGGCACCCAGGGGACTGCGCACCGGTGCTCACCCCACAGCCGGCGATGGCGGACGGGGCACAGGGTGCTGCCATCCCACACACGGTCAACAGGGCTGCGGACAGGCACAAGCCCTGCGGGACAGGCAGCGAGGGGTCTGATCCCCTCTTCTCCCACGCCAGATTTTGCATGATTTATCAATTTAAGCACAGGAgctcccagcacccagcctgggccagggcaggagacggCGGCAGAAGGCTCTGGGTGGCCCAAGGGGAGGCTGCACAGGGCGGAGGACGGAAGCGGCGCTCAGGAAACGGTCGTTAGAAAAGCAACAACAGTGAAAACAAGCGGAGTGCCCGGCCTTTCCCGGCAAAAGGGGGCTGcgtcctcctccccaccctcgCTGCTTGTTTGGAGGGATGAGAGGGGCAGCTCAGCGAGGGGAAAGGACCCAGCCACCCTCTGTCCccgccagcagctccccagggctggAAGAGGCGCCCGTGCCCCCAGACACCCACGCCAAGTGGCCAAAGCATGGGCAGGGTAACGGCAGTCGGGAGCCCAGGGCATCCATGGGTGCCTTGGGACCACATCCCCCCAGGAAGCCGCAGGCAAGAGCCCACACAAGGACAAATGCCAGTGCTGGGAAGCAGCCGAGCTCCTCCGCACGGTGACAAAGGGTCCCTCTGCCCCTCACCCTGCAGTTCTACATCACAGCAAGGTCTCCCTGACCACTTCTCCCCCAGGAAGAAAGGGGCTCCAGCACCGCCGCCGTGTCCCACCACCCACCAGGCGAGCGCAGGGTGGATGGGAAAGACCCTGGGACTGGGACGAGCAAACATCTGCTCGCCCCCCACGCCGAGCCCCGGCCTCCTTGGAGGGAAAAGGCTGCATAGGAGCAGTCGCACGCTCCCTGCCGAGAGGAAACAGATgccgccggcccggcccaggCATTTCCCGTCGCTGTCAGGGAGTGCTGAGAGATTTGCAGGTAGCAGAGGCTGCGGGATCACTTCCTGCCCCGGCCGTGCCTCCCCGCACCATCCTGGATGTCTCGGTTTAGAAGGGGATGCGAGGCGCAGAGCTGGGCACCGTCAGAGCCCGCACCCACATGTCGGGCTGCGgggcgacagctgccacggccacCCATCCCTCATCAGCCGGGGGGAGTGCGGGGCCTCAGCGCAGCCCCCCACCTCAAAATCTCCAACTGCTCCTGAGGAGGCTTCTGAcgcccagctcagccctggcccaCAGGTCCCACCACGGGGAAGGTCTCAGGACGCAGGAACACGGGGTAGGAAGGGTCTGGCGGCCGCTTGCACCACGAGGAAGAGCAGCTTGTGCCCCAGCACGGATACGCGCAGGGAGGGACAAATCCACCAGCGAATAAAAAGAAGTCATGGATGCCAGTGGGACAGAGTCCCCCGCTCCCCCAGGGGACACAGACAGGACAGGAACGGCTGTAGAAACCAGCGCAGATTTATTGCTAAAACACAACCACCGGACACCTGAAGGCTGCCGAGTGCCCTGGCAGGGCCCACCGCAGCCGTGCCGGGACCAGGCTCTGAAAAAcgagggcagagggagggcagggggagcctGACCCCAGCCCCACGCACATGGGTGTCTGctccccccacggcccccccagccctgcacggCAGGACGCTCAGTTGTTGGCCAGCAGCTGCTTTCGCTGTTGCTCGAGCAGGGCTTCCAGGCGGTCGGCTCTCTGCACAGCCGCCTGCAACAGAGCACACgagaggcagagctggctgcaccCGGGGCAGAGCCACAGCCcgaggggcagggggggccggggccCACTGCCCCCCTCACTCACTTCGTACTGCTTCCGAAGGCTGCTCACGCTCTCCTCCTTCCTCGCCACCGCCGTCTTCACCCTGAGCAGACGAACAGAGAGGCTGAGgaccccctccccagtgcccagcccCAAATACCGGGCTGGCCCGGTGCCCCGGGGGGGTGATttcagcccctctccccccgcccggCACACTGCAGCAAGCcaaggagcagcagctctgggctcgAGGTGCCATTACACACCAGAATCACCTTTATTCCCTTGCCGAGTGTACATAGTTTGTATCAAGTCAGCTACAGGAAGAAGGGGCCATTAGCTTCACAAGACTTAATTAATTAACAGGACCACAGGGAGGGGATTTTAAgtttcttcccatttctcaaGCCCACAGTTGCTGCCTCATGGCTGCACTCTTCCCCACGGCTCTCAGAGCCCCAGACCTTCTGCCTTTCAACCTTTGCCAGGCTGTACGTAAGGGACGGAAGGGGAAAGAGGATCCTTGTTATCTCATACTTAAGGTATGATCCTGGCTCTCAGAGTGAGTGCGAATCACTCAGGAGGATCCAGGAAAGCCAGTGAGCTCCATGTGCTCATACAACAGCCGCTCGTTACAGCTGGTGGCGAGCAGGCCCGTACAGACACCGACcggagggacggctctgcaccaCGCAGGAGCATTAGCacagggctctgccccacgcagAAAGAGCTCCCGCAGGGGACAACGCGCTTCCCCTTCCGATTCtcctttcatttgcaaaatgccTCCCCCGCAGGCAGACTCGAGGGAAGAGGAAGCCTTACATCCCTGCCTGACGCtgagcccagctcccagcaccatcTCCCCACTGAGCGCAGGATGGAGCTGAGCCCCACAGTGCCAGAGCCCTGCATGCAAGCACAGCCCCTGCTCCCTGCGAACCAGGTGTTGGTGCAGGGACAGCCAAGGTCCCTGGCACATCTTGGGGATGTCACAGCTGCCCTTGACctctgcagctgtgcagcggCCAGCCGAGCCCTGAcccagcagcaggctgctccCTCCCCTACGCTCAGAGGAGGGAATGAGTCGCCTGGCCCCTCTTGGAGCAGCAAATCTGCAGAGGACGATGCCGTGGCTGCAGTCACAGGCATCGTGTGCTCCCCAGGAGCTGACCATGAGCCCGGCCGGCTCACAGTGCTCCTGCCAGGGAGGCACCGCAGACGGAGCTGTGCACCACTGGTCTCTCCTGGCAGCAGTCCTCACACTGCTCCAGCTGCTCACCCCGCACTCGTGTCCTCCAGGCACACAAGGGAGCAGCCCCCCTGGGGACAGGATGACACAGAGCAGGCTAGAAGTCACAAGGGCCAGAGGATTCACAGCGGCTGAGCAGGCAGCCAGCTCGGGTGAGACTCTGCTGCCCATTTCGCCCTGACAGGACTGGAAGCCATGCCTGAGGACGCAGCACTGCGGACATGCTCTGGAAACACACCCCaggccagctctgcagccacagcccCAGCTATGAGCCCAGGCAGCCTCACCTCCTGTGAACCTCCTCCAGCTCTTTGTCCTTCTCCCGCACTACCCTGTCCAGCTCCAGGCGCTGCCGGGCTCTCATCTCCACCATCTCCGCCTTTAGCCGCTTGttctcctcctctgtccccatcAGCCTGTCAGTGAACTCCTGCCGGATCACTTCTGCCAGGCTGCTCCGCTCCTGGGCCAGTTGGTCCCTCACCTGCAGCAGGGCAAAGAGGTGTCATCAAGGTGCTGACAGGCACAGGGTAACGCAGGGGGACAGAGACAGGCAGGGCACGGAGCAGGGAGAGCTCACCCACCTTCTGGatctcctccacctcctgctccttGTGCTTCAGCAGGCCCTGCAGACGAATGCTCTCCCCTTCCAGCTCTGCCAGCCGCCCCTTCAGCTCATTGCAGCGCTCCTGCAGCTTCCGCTCAGACCGCTCCAGTTCCTGGAACTCTACCTCGTACTTGTCTCGGATCCTTTTAATCCTAACAGGAGAGAAGGCCAGGCAGCCTGGCTCAGCAGGAACCATCCCCAGCCACCTTCGTGCTGCAGGAGGGACCACGACAGTGCAGCAAGGGGAGGGATCTGCCCCACAGGAGTTCCACAGCTGTTTCCTCAGTAAGAGATAAACTTCACCCCTGCGAGCCGCTCCTTCCTGCACTAACACTGCTCACAGACTCAAAAAGCTGTGACTCGAAGGCTCCCTCCCCGTTCTCCCCCCTACCTGTTCTCTGCTGCCCTCTCACACTCCTCCTTGGCTGAGGACATGTCGGCCTCCAGGCGCTGGATCACCAACTCTAtctctttgtctctctccttcctcatctcctcccgcagctcccgctcccgGGAGAGCAGCCAAGCTTCCTGGGGACAGAGATGGCAAACACTGCCTTGAGACCTCCCTTCCCCAGGCACCTCTGGAGAAGGGCAGCCCTTGCTGTTACCTCCTTCTTCACGTAGTTTGCCTCCCAGGCCTGCTTCTCAATCTCCAGCCGCTCCTTCAGCACCTTCACttctgcctgtggagagacacaaccgctcagctccagcagctgtggCATCACGCCCATAGAATATGGGGCTCAGTGGTGCCAGCAAGAGTCACCGCAGCCACGTGCTGGAGGACTGGACTGCTTGCACCCCAGAACGGCAATCCAGGGCCCAGAAATGCAGGGAAAACCAGACCTGATGtcgcctctcctgctcctccttctcctttgtgTACTCCTCCTTCAGCGCCCTGGTGACAGCCGAGctgctggcctccagctgctgccgcagCTCCTCCGCCTCCGCTCTCTGCCTGCCCGCACAGACCGCAGCTCCCAACGTCAGTGCCGGCTCAGCCTCGCCACCCCCTCCTCAGGCTGCTCCCCCTTGGCCCACCTCAAACACCAGCCCTCTTCCCACCAGAGCCTGGCATGGGGAAACCAGCCCCACTGCTCCCAAGCTCAAGGCTGCCTCCAGCCCTTGACTATCACGAGGGCCTGGCTGCTAGCCCTCTCACCTGGCCGCTTGCTGGCTGAGCCGCTCCTTCTCCTCGGCCACCTCCGCGTAGAGCcggcgccgctgctgctgcagcgcctgctcctcctgctccagctgctgttcACACCTGCGGGGCAGAGCAGCCTCAGGGATGTGCCTGGCTTTGGGTGTTCATATGCCTCCATCCTGCaccatcccatcccttccacaGTCAAAAAGGGGTTGGTCTGACTCTAGAGGATGCCCCTGATTCACCAGCATCTTCCACCTTAGGCTGGTGGAAAGAAAGAGGCTGCTCCTCATGGATATTAACTGCTGCAAATATTGGGAACCCTCTGGCACGTAGGTGGTGGACACCACCCCCATGCTGTGAGCCCCAAACCACCCTCAAGCCTCCCCCATGATGATGTACCGCTGCCGGGCCAGCTCCCTCTCCCGCTGGCTCTGCTCCTCTTTctcccgctccagcaggtcccgcagctcctctgcctgccgGCCATAGTGCTGGGCAGCCCGCTCATCCGACTGCAGCAGCTCGGCCTCATGAAGCTTCTTCAGCTTCCTGATGTCTTGCCTGTGCTTCGCGATGAGCTTCTGGATCtctggctccagccctggggcagcaggaaGGACAGTTATCGCTCGGCCTTGGGACTGTCCGGACCCCAACACTGGTGCCCTTGGCCCTGGCCAGCTGGCAAGGAGGCTGCGAACACATCAGCTAGCAAGGAGGGGCTGGTAAGAAAGTGGGGGCGAGTATGCACGGGCTTTCTTACCCTCTAGCATCTGCCTCTACCAAACACAGGGAGCAGAGTCTGCCCACACtgagcagctcttccccaggctgtcagcagcttctgcagacaCATCCCTCTCCTGGACCAGCACAGACATGACCGCTGTACCAGCCCGACTCCAGCCACCACCGAGGGAATGTGCCAGTACCTTTCACGGTGATTTCTTTGATCTTTTTGGTTTTCTCATCAATCCACTTCTCCCGCTTGATTTTCTCGGTTGCGCTCATCAGTTCCTTCAGTTTCTTAATCTCCTGCTTGGAAGCAAACGGGAGAACTTCAGAGACAAGCTAGGGGAGAAAACCCCTGTTAGCCTGGGAGCCTGGCTGTTGAGAGGGAAGATGCAGGCAAAAGCAGACGGTCTGAGCTGCGCACAGACAATTCGCACAGCCCCGGCCAGGCATGTTCTCCCAGTCCAGAGAAGCAGCTGTACACTCTCCCCGtgccttctcctctctctcacaggatggggctgctgctgccccacagaCCTTGAGCACGGGGGAAAAGAGCAAAACCCTTGGGAAAGCACTCGCTGGCTGAGACAACAGAGCCCCTGTGGAGAGAGGGCAACTGGGGCCACTGATGGTCCTTGCGTGTAGGTCAGTCCATCTGTCAGCAGACGCAGGGTCATGCATGAAGCTGCTTCCTTCTccacccttccctctccctggcATGGAAGACCCTCCAGCAGGAGGGCAGACAAAcagatgggcagggacaccccccaacACTGCGGTACCACTGCAGACCAAGCTCCTGCGGCACCCCAAAACTCATCAAAGACTTGGAGGCCGCACAGCCGCTGCTCTCGCTTCCTCCTCTAGCTGCGTTTACCTCCTCCGCCCTCCTCTCCAGCAAAAAGGCTGGAGAAACACCCAGGCCCTGCTGCCCATGGAGCTCTTCCCAGCACTCCCATTGGCAAAAGCCGGTTGAAGCACTCAACCATGTACTTTGGTGCTGGGGCTTCTGGTGAGAAAGGCACTGGCCAACAGagagcccagcctggccagaAATGCGTCCATTTCGACACAGGCAGATGACGACCATGTGCAGGACGTGGGGACATGTCACAGCTCTGGAGGACATGTGTGTGGCAGGACACCCAATGGCCGCTGTGTGGAGAGGAGCAGATAGTAGCAGCGGGCCGCCCGCACAGCCCAGGACTCACTCTTAGGGGAAAAAGAGGGCAGGAAAATTGTCATGGGAAGACAGGGACAGCCTGAAAGCAGCAGCGGAGAACATGGCCTGGGGAGACAGGGTGGAGGGGCTCCTTCACggggctgaccctgctgctgagcagggagctcccagcccagccctgctgcctgcaggcccTGCGGAGCCAGAGCATGTCAGGGCGCAAGAGCAGAAGGGCAAggcacagaaaaagagcaaagaccACAATTACCTCGCAAAAGGGGCCCAAAGTGCGCCAgacctggggagaaaaaaaggaggggatggagagagaatGGGAATTGCAGTCACGGGGGAGTAGCGAGATGGGAGGGGAGAGGCAAAACCAAACAGCCGTGTGTACGTGAGtccagggacagggcagagaGAAGGGCAGGGGAGCGAGGGAAGGAACAGCCCAACCAGGCAGTTACACAGATGTGCCAAGGGCCCGGCAGCACCGCTGGCAATCGCAGCTCTGGGACAGAGGCAaagccagccctgctggggagcGTGCCACATGGTGGGGACCTGCTCTGGCAATCAGGGGACCCCCACGGGGACAAACATCCCCCGCCATGCAGAGGAAGCAGGGACCCCTATAGCAGAGCCCAGAACAGGAACAACAAAGGGGCCAGAGAGCAGAGACGGGCTCCTGGACCATTCCCACCGCTGCTGCCCTGCTGCGAGCGAGAGGTAGGAGAGGCACCTCCTCTGCCCCGcgcaggctgcagcagcaaaaccagccccGTCCCTCCACAGGATGGGGCCCCTGCAGGCACCAAGTACAGCAATATTGCGCTGGCTTCTTTCTCTCAGCTGGGCTCAAAACTCAGGCAAAGTGAGCCAAGCGAGCCTTCGCTTTGTTTGCATGAGGGTGTCTGTCTGCACAGGCTCAGACTGGCGCAAACGCCTGCCCCGCTCCAGAGCCCTGAGCACGAGCTCGGCTGCAAGGCCAAGGGCGAGCAGGGACatgggcagcagagccaggatgaGCCGCGTGGCCGAGCTGTGTGCGAGCCAGCGgcgctgcctccctgccagccccgacACAGGGCGAGCCGAGCTGTCTCCATCTGTGGGAGAGGGAGCTCTCTGCACGGTCCCGAGGGAAGCTCCAGACAGCTcccaggagcaggcagcacaTCCTCACCGGGGAAACAGCCCTCTGTGTGTTTGGGTGCTGGTCAGGCCCAGCAAAACCCACAGAGGTCTGTTACCATTGCTTAGACACTCCACGTTCCTTTACAATCTTGTCCCCATTCATCTCTGAGAGGATCCCCGCTCCTGCAAAGGGGGCTGGAAGTCACCCAGCTCAGGAGGATATGGCCACAAGTACAAATTCCTCGGGTTTGTGCCAGCGCCTGCTTTCACCTCTGCCAAAACAAGATCCCCTGGTCATCCCCCAGCCGGGGAAGAGCTCTGTCCACAGCAGGGTGTGTGGGAAGGGTCTTTCCAAGCAGAGCCCCCAGGAGCTGGCACTGTCTCTTGGTCAGTCCCATGCACCTGGCTTTtggcagcagaggacagcaaCCACTTGGGAAGCCAGGACACAGCTCTGCGGGTGACATGGACCTTCTGTGCACAGAGAATGGCTTCCCAGAAGAACTGGGCCCCACCGAGGTGAGAGAGACTGTACTGCTCTGGGCAGAGGCCCCACTTGAGCAAAACCAACCAACTCTGGCCGTGGcacttctcttcccctcccctcctggcccccccaccttccccatcccctcaCCAACTCGTGCTGCTCCTGCATTTGGGTGATCTTCTTGCCGTACTTCTGGTCCACTTGTTTCAGCTCAGCTACCACAGCCTCACACTTCTCACTCAGCACCTTCTTATCATCAATGAGCTGGACAGGGTGAAGAAAAGGCATTGGGCAGCTGGGCAGGGTAGAGCCACCTCAGCTTCTGGCTTCAGAAGCATCAGTCTGAGTTGGGATGAGAAATTACCTGGTCAATGAAGGCCAGATGCCTCTGGATAGCTGCCTCGTACTGCTCCCTCTGCAGCCTGAGCTGGTGGCCAAGCTCCTTCTCAGTCTGTTTGACATGCCGGACAGTCAGTTCCCTCTGCTGAGCCTTTTGGAGGTAGGGAAGAAATAGACAGAAGACACTAAGAGGAAGAAGTTACGCTAGCTCCACCATGTGTACAGGAGAGAACTACTGAACCTGGAAGGCACTGTCAGGCCAGAACAAGGAGGAACAGAGCTAAACCGAAGTCCCTAGTTCTCACACCTCCTGCCCCCGGCAAGAACACCCAAATCCccatgggacagaagaaaagcgAGTTCAGCCCATGTCCTGACCAAGGGGTTTTGGACCAGCCAGGCACCTGCCAGGGAGGGGAGTTTGAAGATGCCTTTCAAATCAGGGGGGCAGCAAGGAGAAATCTGAGAGAAGCCCACACCAGACTGGGAAGAGCCTTGCAGGTCTTTTCCATGCTAACAGCAACCGGGACTGTGACATGCCCGGCAGCCTCTGGCTCCTTGGCACTAGCCCTGGGAGTGCTGCAGTACGTTGCTGGGGACACAGATGGGAAGCCCTATTTGCAGAGCCCTGATCTTGTGCTTCAAAGGCACTGCTCCCAGAAACATCTGCTAAGGGCTCTTGGTCTTCATTCCCCAGCAAGCAAGCACATCTGGTGCACACACCAGGGCTGTCTGCAGCAGGCTGATGGCTCGCTTCTTCTCCTCCACTTCCAGCTTCAGCCTCATGATGGAGCTGGTGACCTCCGTGGCAACAGCCGATGCCTGCTCCAAGTGAGCCAGCTCCTCTTCCGAGAGGAGACCCTGCCACAGCGGAAAAACGCTATTAAAAGGGGATGGGGACCGCCTGGAACCAGGACAAGGAGACGGGAGACCCTTCCCACCAGGGTCTTGCACCACCTCTCCACCACCTCTTGCTTCAGCCCTCACCTCCCGCTGCGTGGCCGAGGCAGCCGACCTGGGCCTCTCCTGTTCCGACTTCTCCATCTCATCCAGGAAACTGATAATGCTTTGGAGCTTGGCCTCTGAGAGCAGGGCCCCGTCCTCAGGGACCCCCGGGGAGTGGTTCAGCTTCCCAAACTTCTCCAAGTTATCAGCAGTCAGGGAATTGGAGCTGGGCTCCTGCTGGGAAGACACAACTGTGAATGAGCACCCAGGGGAAGGCTCGGGAGAAGAGGTGCTGGGTCTTCTCCATCACTGGAGCCCAGTCCTCCCCCTGCACCCTAGTAAGCAGCCTTGTGTGTTAGCACACACAGCAGTGTGCTAACCCCACTCCCGCCACAGCCATCACATAGTTTTGCTCCTCCTTGTGGATGCCTAAGCCCTGGCTGCATCAAATTCCCCCCTGGCTGCACCAAACccctctgctgccttctctggCAGTGAATCAGCTGTGTTTCTCACCTTCCACCACCCAGCAAGCGCTGGGAGAAGGCAGACCATAGGGGAACCTGCTCCCACCAGGCAGCCGTTGCTGTCAGAGGGTGGATGCAACTGGCCTCAGCCCTCTGCTTACCCCATCTACCCAGGCATAtctgtccttcttgaagagcTTTGGTGGGGGAAGCAGCTCTGGTTCTTCCTCCAATAGCCTAAGTGTGTCCAGCAGCTCATTGAGAGTGACCTTGGACTGAGCCCTGCTGACAGCAGTCACCACCGTCTCCAGATCTTCACCACCCGTCTCTCTGGAGCTCACATCCTAGAGGAGATGACAATGCACCTTGCAGTACAAGAGTTTGCCGGATCTCCCCAGAAGTTAACAAAGGCTCCAAAGCTGCCCCAGCAAGGATCCCCACGAGGTAAAGCCAGACTCACCTGCAGCTTGTCCTCTGCCCCAGGGTCTCGCGAGGGCATGGAGCCGAGGTCTGCGAGGCTGCTCTCTTCTGGCTCTGCAGCTACTGGATGGAAATTGACCTCTGCAGGAACCAGACTGTTCTCAGGCACTTGCAACCACCAGCCCCTTCGAAGCAGCTCCCCAGAGTGAGAACGGCTCCtccaccctcctccttccccctcatGTCACACGCTGCTCCAAAAGCATCAGAGACCCACAGAAGGGACTCACCAGCATTATTGGCTTTGGTGATGCTGCTGGCTGGACTGATGTTCCTTGCAGAAGCAGGTTTGGCAGGCTTCTTCTTTGCTACCCTTCTGCTCTCCTTCACCAGCACAAGCTCTTCTTCTGCCAAGCGCTTTGCATCCAAAGCCTTTTGGG encodes the following:
- the CEP131 gene encoding centrosomal protein of 131 kDa isoform X7 encodes the protein MKSTRSSSSFQGAASGSVDLSLTGLPAPVLRRPSSASPAKQVARSVSVTTDGKPKRNALEDAGSRAMNNLRRSNSTTQVNQRVNSTRSSEQMGDFLTFFESGFGGRKKPASLSKTSPEKKTTWNILDDQPRVFPGPSSSRGIEPPAGMRKKEATVLLAANFTANNRSNKGAMGNSVTTMVHNNYSTTEKGPAPKSSNQAPSSLNNVVKATSNEDGESSSFVKSQKNFSSNNIMTRNNNSSQPRRKEVTEEEAERFIQRVNLAAVTIQRWYRRHSQRHRAGAAALERLLASKREERQQRMEEGNILDLQERKDEERRKIREEKARLARRAAIQELHQKRAQKALDAKRLAEEELVLVKESRRVAKKKPAKPASARNISPASSITKANNAEVNFHPVAAEPEESSLADLGSMPSRDPGAEDKLQDVSSRETGGEDLETVVTAVSRAQSKVTLNELLDTLRLLEEEPELLPPPKLFKKDRYAWVDGEPSSNSLTADNLEKFGKLNHSPGVPEDGALLSEAKLQSIISFLDEMEKSEQERPRSAASATQREGLLSEEELAHLEQASAVATEVTSSIMRLKLEVEEKKRAISLLQTALAQQRELTVRHVKQTEKELGHQLRLQREQYEAAIQRHLAFIDQLIDDKKVLSEKCEAVVAELKQVDQKYGKKITQMQEQHELVWRTLGPFCEEIKKLKELMSATEKIKREKWIDEKTKKIKEITVKGLEPEIQKLIAKHRQDIRKLKKLHEAELLQSDERAAQHYGRQAEELRDLLEREKEEQSQRERELARQRCEQQLEQEEQALQQQRRRLYAEVAEEKERLSQQAARQRAEAEELRQQLEASSSAVTRALKEEYTKEKEEQERRHQAEVKVLKERLEIEKQAWEANYVKKEEAWLLSRERELREEMRKERDKEIELVIQRLEADMSSAKEECERAAENRIKRIRDKYEVEFQELERSERKLQERCNELKGRLAELEGESIRLQGLLKHKEQEVEEIQKVRDQLAQERSSLAEVIRQEFTDRLMGTEEENKRLKAEMVEMRARQRLELDRVVREKDKELEEVHRRVKTAVARKEESVSSLRKQYEAAVQRADRLEALLEQQRKQLLANN
- the CEP131 gene encoding centrosomal protein of 131 kDa isoform X15, with the protein product MKSTRSSSSFQGAASGSVDLSLTGLPAPVLRRPSSASPAKQVARSVSVTTDGKPKRNALEDAGSRAMNNLRRSNSTTQVNQRVNSTRSSEQMGDFLTFFESGFGGRKKPASLSKTSPEKKTTWNILDDQPRVFPGPSSSRGIEPPAGMRKKEATVLLAANFTANNRSNKGAMGNSVTTMVHNNYSTTEKGPAPKSSNQAPSSLNNVVKATSNEDGESSSFVKSQKNFSSNNIMTRNNNSSQPRRKEVTEEEAERFIQRVNLAAVTIQRWYRRHSQRHRAGAAALERLLASKREERQQRMEEGNILDLQERKDEERRKIREEKARLARRAAIQELHQKRAQKALDAKRLAEEELVLVKESRRVAKKKPAKPASARNISPASSITKANNAEVNFHPVAAEPEESSLADLGSMPSRDPGAEDKLQDVSSRETGGEDLETVVTAVSRAQSKVTLNELLDTLRLLEEEPELLPPPKLFKKDRYAWVDGQEPSSNSLTADNLEKFGKLNHSPGVPEDGALLSEAKLQSIISFLDEMEKSEQERPRSAASATQREGLLSEEELAHLEQASAVATEVTSSIMRLKLEVEEKKRAISLLQTALAQQRELTVRHVKQTEKELGHQLRLQREQYEAAIQRHLAFIDQLIDDKKVLSEKCEAVVAELKQVDQKYGKKITQMQEQHELEIKKLKELMSATEKIKREKWIDEKTKKIKEITVKGLEPEIQKLIAKHRQDIRKLKKLHEAELLQSDERAAQHYGRQAEELRDLLEREKEEQSQRERELARQRCEQQLEQEEQALQQQRRRLYAEVAEEKERLSQQAARQRAEAEELRQQLEASSSAVTRALKEEYTKEKEEQERRHQAEVKVLKERLEIEKQAWEANYVKKEEAWLLSRERELREEMRKERDKEIELVIQRLEADMSSAKEECERAAENRIKRIRDKYEVEFQELERSERKLQERCNELKGRLAELEGESIRLQGLLKHKEQEVEEIQKVRDQLAQERSSLAEVIRQEFTDRLMGTEEENKRLKAEMVEMRARQRLELDRVVREKDKELEEVHRRVKTAVARKEESVSSLRKQYEAAVQRADRLEALLEQQRKQLLANN
- the CEP131 gene encoding centrosomal protein of 131 kDa isoform X16, translated to MKSTRSSSSFQGAASGSVDLSLTGLPAPVLRRPSSASPAKQVARSVSVTTDGKPKRNALEDAGSRAMNNLRRSNSTTQVNQRVNSTRSSEQMGDFLTFFESGFGGRKKPASLSKTSPEKKTTWNILDDQPRVFPGPSSSRGIEPPAGMRKKEATVLLAANFTANNRSNKGAMGNSVTTMVHNNYSTTEKGPAPKSSNQAPSSLNNVVKATSNEDGESSSFVKSQKNFSSNNIMTRNNNSSQPRRKEVTEEEAERFIQRVNLAAVTIQRWYRRHSQRHRAGAAALERLLASKREERQQRMEEGNILDLQERKDEERRKIREEKARLARRAAIQELHQKRAQKALDAKRLAEEELVLVKESRRVAKKKPAKPASARNISPASSITKANNAEVNFHPVAAEPEESSLADLGSMPSRDPGAEDKLQDVSSRETGGEDLETVVTAVSRAQSKVTLNELLDTLRLLEEEPELLPPPKLFKKDRYAWVDGEPSSNSLTADNLEKFGKLNHSPGVPEDGALLSEAKLQSIISFLDEMEKSEQERPRSAASATQREGLLSEEELAHLEQASAVATEVTSSIMRLKLEVEEKKRAISLLQTALAQQRELTVRHVKQTEKELGHQLRLQREQYEAAIQRHLAFIDQLIDDKKVLSEKCEAVVAELKQVDQKYGKKITQMQEQHELEIKKLKELMSATEKIKREKWIDEKTKKIKEITVKGLEPEIQKLIAKHRQDIRKLKKLHEAELLQSDERAAQHYGRQAEELRDLLEREKEEQSQRERELARQRCEQQLEQEEQALQQQRRRLYAEVAEEKERLSQQAARQRAEAEELRQQLEASSSAVTRALKEEYTKEKEEQERRHQAEVKVLKERLEIEKQAWEANYVKKEEAWLLSRERELREEMRKERDKEIELVIQRLEADMSSAKEECERAAENRIKRIRDKYEVEFQELERSERKLQERCNELKGRLAELEGESIRLQGLLKHKEQEVEEIQKVRDQLAQERSSLAEVIRQEFTDRLMGTEEENKRLKAEMVEMRARQRLELDRVVREKDKELEEVHRRVKTAVARKEESVSSLRKQYEAAVQRADRLEALLEQQRKQLLANN